In Endozoicomonas sp. GU-1, one DNA window encodes the following:
- a CDS encoding efflux RND transporter permease subunit encodes MILSDLSIKRPVFATVVSLLLITFGVICFQMLPVRELPDITPPTVMVYTGYAGASAEVIESKITNVIEDQLGGIEGVRFIESTSRNGTSRINIEFSPDRDMETAANDVREAMSRVIWRLPDEAESPIVWKNDGSGETILNVSLQSDTMSLIELTDYAQRTLQDRLSLVDGVSSVDLMGAREYVMRIELDARAMAARQITTSDVRSALRRDNVELPAGELTDSLRTLPVRLNRDYNTIDDFRRLLIRQDGSRRVYLADIASIRTEAKEIETLAKANGRNVLSLGIVPLSQANPLEVIQNVKDEIDAFTPFLPEGTYMTTTRDSSIYIQSAIDEVYATLAMTIALVVLVLYIFLGNVRATLIPAVTVPVSLISAFIVIHLLGYSINLLTLLALVLAIGLVVDDAIVVLENIHQHLERGEPPLVAAWKGAREVSFAVVATTVVLVMTFVPIIFMEGSVGQLFSEYAMTLIGAVVFSSLIALTLSPMMSSRLLKLNVKPSKASQLIEKAHQWLTDVYRQALANMLKYPWLGLMLLLASLGLTALLYPMIPQTFTPAEDRGEFIVIVKGPEGANYDSMEQSMLQLEAKLLPHLGQGVLKYLYVRSPGWGSSGGSNSGILIGTLEDWDDREVSAAEVMGQIRQLMAGIPNVRAIPVMRSTIGGRSEAPVQFVLGGGSFDQLVAWADVIAEKARDNPGLRDVDIDFNQNQPQLEITIDRERAQELGVSAEDIGATLETMLGGVTDTTFMERGEEYDVFLRAREDDFASAVDLASLYVRSHTSGTLIRLDNLVTVQEVGKAAMLKHYNRNRAITISASLEGNYSIGEALEFLDQQVVEHLPPEAIVNYKGESLDYRSNKSAIFFVFAMAMLVVFLVLAAQFESFVHPLIVMFTVPPGICGALFGLYLSGETLNIFSQLAMIMLIGLSAKNGILIVEFINQLRDQGWIFNEAVLEASALRLRPILMTALTTVVGAVPLLLASGAGSEFRFSIGVVVFAGVTVSSLLTLFVVPAMYSLMARRTTSPDHVSRQLEKLLTQ; translated from the coding sequence ATGATACTGTCTGATTTATCCATCAAACGACCGGTATTTGCCACTGTCGTCAGCCTGCTGCTGATCACCTTCGGGGTGATCTGCTTCCAGATGTTACCGGTTCGGGAGCTCCCGGATATTACCCCACCGACGGTGATGGTGTATACCGGCTATGCCGGGGCTTCTGCCGAGGTTATTGAAAGCAAGATCACCAATGTCATTGAGGACCAGCTCGGTGGTATTGAAGGGGTGCGTTTTATTGAAAGCACCAGCCGTAATGGTACGTCCCGGATTAATATCGAGTTCTCTCCCGACCGGGATATGGAAACGGCAGCCAATGACGTTCGGGAAGCCATGTCACGGGTTATCTGGCGACTGCCGGATGAAGCCGAGTCACCCATTGTCTGGAAGAACGATGGCAGTGGCGAAACCATTCTCAATGTCAGCCTGCAAAGTGACACCATGTCTTTGATTGAACTCACTGACTATGCACAACGTACCTTGCAGGATCGCCTTTCCCTGGTGGATGGCGTCAGCTCCGTTGACCTTATGGGTGCCCGGGAATATGTCATGCGCATTGAACTGGATGCCCGGGCCATGGCGGCCCGGCAAATCACCACCAGCGATGTCCGCAGCGCCCTGCGTCGTGACAATGTCGAGCTGCCTGCCGGTGAATTAACCGACAGTTTGAGAACCTTGCCCGTCCGGTTAAACCGTGACTACAACACCATTGACGATTTCCGTCGTCTGCTGATTCGTCAGGATGGCAGCCGCAGAGTCTATCTTGCGGATATTGCCTCTATCCGCACCGAGGCCAAAGAGATCGAGACACTGGCAAAAGCCAATGGCCGGAACGTGTTAAGCCTTGGCATTGTGCCACTTTCCCAGGCCAATCCGCTGGAAGTGATACAGAATGTGAAAGATGAGATCGATGCGTTCACCCCTTTCCTGCCGGAAGGCACCTATATGACCACCACGCGGGACTCTTCCATTTATATCCAGTCCGCCATTGATGAGGTGTATGCCACCCTGGCCATGACGATTGCCCTGGTGGTGCTGGTGCTTTATATCTTTCTTGGCAATGTGCGGGCCACCCTGATCCCGGCCGTTACGGTACCGGTGTCGCTGATCAGTGCGTTTATCGTTATCCATCTGCTGGGCTACTCCATCAACCTGCTAACGCTGCTGGCACTGGTTCTGGCCATTGGTCTGGTGGTGGATGATGCGATTGTGGTGCTGGAAAATATCCACCAGCATCTGGAGCGTGGCGAACCACCGCTGGTCGCCGCCTGGAAAGGTGCCCGGGAGGTGAGCTTTGCCGTGGTGGCAACCACGGTGGTACTGGTGATGACCTTCGTGCCCATCATATTTATGGAAGGCTCTGTTGGCCAACTGTTCTCGGAATACGCCATGACCCTTATTGGCGCAGTGGTTTTCTCAAGCCTGATCGCCCTGACCCTGTCGCCTATGATGAGTTCCCGGTTGCTGAAGCTGAATGTCAAACCGTCAAAGGCAAGCCAGCTGATCGAAAAAGCACATCAATGGCTCACTGACGTTTATCGTCAGGCTCTGGCGAACATGCTCAAATACCCATGGTTGGGTCTGATGTTACTGCTGGCGTCACTGGGGTTGACGGCACTGCTCTACCCGATGATTCCCCAGACCTTCACACCGGCAGAAGACCGGGGCGAGTTTATTGTGATCGTCAAAGGTCCTGAAGGCGCTAACTATGACAGCATGGAACAGAGCATGTTGCAGCTGGAAGCGAAACTACTGCCGCATCTGGGCCAGGGAGTGCTGAAATATTTGTACGTTCGCTCCCCGGGCTGGGGCAGCAGCGGTGGCAGTAACTCCGGTATTCTGATCGGCACACTGGAAGACTGGGATGACCGGGAGGTCAGTGCCGCCGAAGTCATGGGTCAGATACGTCAGCTGATGGCCGGTATTCCCAATGTTCGGGCCATTCCTGTGATGCGTTCCACCATTGGTGGCCGTTCCGAAGCCCCGGTGCAATTTGTACTGGGTGGGGGTTCCTTTGATCAACTGGTGGCATGGGCCGATGTCATTGCCGAAAAGGCCCGTGACAATCCCGGGCTGCGGGATGTGGATATTGACTTCAACCAGAATCAGCCACAGCTGGAGATCACCATTGACCGGGAGCGGGCCCAGGAGCTGGGTGTTTCGGCAGAAGACATCGGGGCAACCCTGGAAACCATGCTGGGCGGTGTAACCGACACGACCTTTATGGAGCGTGGTGAGGAATATGATGTTTTCCTGCGTGCCAGGGAAGATGACTTTGCCAGTGCTGTTGATCTGGCTTCGCTTTATGTCCGCTCCCATACCAGCGGCACGTTAATCCGCCTTGACAATCTGGTAACCGTGCAGGAAGTGGGTAAAGCTGCCATGCTGAAGCACTACAACCGGAACCGGGCCATTACCATCTCCGCAAGCCTTGAGGGCAACTACTCCATTGGTGAAGCCCTGGAGTTTCTCGATCAGCAAGTGGTCGAGCACCTGCCACCGGAGGCTATTGTCAATTACAAAGGCGAATCCCTGGACTATCGATCAAACAAAAGTGCCATTTTCTTTGTCTTTGCGATGGCCATGCTGGTGGTGTTCCTGGTGCTGGCTGCCCAGTTTGAAAGCTTTGTTCACCCACTGATTGTTATGTTCACCGTTCCCCCGGGCATTTGCGGAGCCTTGTTCGGTCTTTATCTCAGTGGTGAAACCCTGAATATTTTCAGCCAGCTGGCGATGATCATGCTGATCGGATTATCGGCCAAGAATGGCATTCTGATTGTGGAGTTTATCAACCAGCTTCGGGATCAGGGGTGGATCTTTAACGAGGCAGTACTTGAAGCATCAGCGTTGCGGCTGCGCCCTATTCTGATGACCGCTCTTACCACTGTGGTTGGTGCCGTTCCTCTGCTACTGGCCTCAGGGGCCGGTTCAGAGTTCCGGTTCTCTATCGGGGTCGTGGTTTTTGCCGGTGTTACCGTTTCCAGCCTGTTAACCCTGTTTGTGGTGCCTGCCATGTATTCATTGATGGCCAGAAGAACCACCTCTCCTGACCATGTGTCAAGACAACTGGAGAAGCTGCTGACTCAATAA
- a CDS encoding efflux RND transporter periplasmic adaptor subunit: MTASSLFTQPGLVLARAATTKSRAILLVALTCLAVFSQVASATAAKSQAPAVTAFPVTATTLQQSLMALGNLKANQSVDIAPQINGRIVALHLRDGVNVKSGQLLVELDDREQEAITAQARIAFEDAQRQLDYMEALINSKAISVEQLKAQRATVDRLEAALQAELAILDHYTLEAPFTGMLSFHEQSVGALVNAGTVLTTLDDLSTMKLTFDLPENTLGQISKGARVSATTDAWPGKTFTGTINSINPRIDPVNLTFQVRALLDNPESQLLPGMLMRTSIERPNQQQRLVVPSRSILYDGNRRYVFVIDEQNRVERRTITTGQTIDQFIVVVSGLVEGERVVNEGAVKVTDGRRVKVLEKGPSVLSANPVTPAAANGLL, from the coding sequence ATGACAGCAAGCTCTCTCTTCACTCAACCGGGGTTGGTATTGGCTCGGGCAGCGACCACCAAATCCCGGGCAATCCTGCTGGTCGCCCTGACCTGCCTGGCAGTTTTTTCCCAGGTCGCTTCCGCTACAGCGGCAAAAAGCCAGGCTCCTGCGGTAACGGCCTTTCCAGTGACGGCCACCACATTGCAACAGAGTCTGATGGCACTGGGAAATCTGAAAGCCAACCAGTCCGTTGACATTGCCCCGCAAATCAATGGCCGTATTGTTGCCCTGCATCTGCGCGATGGTGTGAATGTCAAATCAGGACAGCTGCTGGTTGAACTGGATGACCGTGAGCAGGAGGCAATCACCGCCCAGGCGCGAATTGCCTTTGAGGATGCCCAGCGGCAACTGGACTATATGGAAGCTTTGATCAACAGCAAAGCCATTTCCGTTGAGCAACTCAAGGCTCAGCGCGCCACGGTTGATCGTCTTGAAGCCGCGCTTCAGGCAGAATTGGCCATACTGGATCACTATACGCTGGAAGCGCCTTTCACCGGCATGTTGAGTTTCCATGAACAGAGCGTTGGTGCCCTTGTCAATGCCGGTACCGTGCTGACCACGCTGGATGATCTCAGCACCATGAAATTGACCTTTGACCTGCCGGAAAACACCCTTGGCCAGATCAGCAAAGGGGCCCGTGTTTCAGCAACCACTGATGCCTGGCCCGGAAAAACCTTTACCGGCACCATCAACAGCATTAACCCCCGGATTGATCCGGTCAATCTGACCTTTCAGGTCAGGGCCCTGCTGGATAACCCTGAGTCACAGCTTCTCCCGGGTATGCTGATGCGTACCTCTATTGAGCGCCCGAACCAGCAACAACGATTGGTTGTGCCTTCCCGCAGCATCCTGTATGACGGTAACCGCCGTTATGTGTTTGTGATTGATGAGCAAAACCGGGTGGAACGCAGGACCATTACCACCGGGCAAACCATTGATCAGTTCATCGTTGTCGTATCCGGACTGGTGGAAGGCGAGCGGGTAGTGAATGAAGGTGCGGTAAAAGTCACCGATGGCCGCCGGGTAAAGGTGCTTGAGAAAGGGCCGTCGGTTCTCTCTGCCAACCCGGTCACACCTGCCGCTGCCAATGGATTGCTGTAA
- a CDS encoding ankyrin repeat domain-containing protein: MLTLLRDVENVLMGATKKLSPDDKNLLKAAKDGDLASVKTLLEQGADIESRDRYGETPLFLAVTSEKPAVLNFLLAAGARVNIHNHSGQTPLHRARSGETVHQLLAWGADIEARDNCGNTPLFPACSKADLEILKVFLDAGACVNARSDSGRTPLHRACSGEVAKELLVRGADIDARDMNKATPLICSIHINDTLEVFKVLLAAGANIDAADKYKLTSLHHAASEHCFDLNYLKLLLSEGANLEVRQDNCTQWTPLHLAAKSGSGKKVQLLVAEGANCKARDWNRCTPLNFAKGRIRNLKVLLAETGRFDNINRNNEPENFQPQSLQVCARASIRSRLVAHSKETGQPLSKSVPMLPLKPLLPQLPVDKQQLKDYVYAPLMGNLIFD; the protein is encoded by the coding sequence ATGCTTACACTGTTGAGAGACGTTGAAAATGTCTTGATGGGCGCAACAAAGAAACTGTCCCCGGACGACAAAAATCTGCTCAAGGCAGCCAAGGATGGTGACCTGGCATCGGTGAAGACCTTGTTGGAACAGGGGGCTGATATTGAGTCCAGGGACCGGTATGGCGAAACTCCACTGTTTCTGGCGGTAACTTCGGAAAAACCGGCAGTTCTCAACTTTCTTCTGGCTGCGGGTGCCCGCGTGAATATCCATAATCATTCAGGTCAAACTCCGTTGCATAGAGCCCGTAGCGGGGAGACTGTGCACCAGCTTCTGGCTTGGGGAGCTGATATTGAGGCCAGGGATAATTGCGGAAACACGCCACTGTTCCCGGCTTGTTCTAAAGCCGATCTGGAGATATTAAAGGTATTTCTCGATGCAGGTGCCTGCGTTAATGCCCGCTCTGATTCAGGCCGGACTCCGCTGCACAGAGCCTGTAGCGGCGAGGTAGCGAAAGAGCTTCTGGTCCGGGGAGCCGATATTGATGCCAGGGATATGAATAAAGCAACGCCACTCATTTGTTCGATTCACATAAACGACACGCTGGAGGTATTCAAGGTGCTTCTGGCTGCCGGTGCCAATATTGATGCAGCTGATAAATATAAACTGACATCATTGCACCATGCGGCTAGCGAACACTGTTTCGACTTGAATTATCTGAAGCTGCTTTTGTCCGAGGGGGCTAACCTTGAAGTCAGGCAAGACAACTGCACACAATGGACCCCGTTACATTTGGCAGCAAAAAGTGGTTCGGGCAAGAAAGTACAACTATTGGTGGCTGAGGGTGCCAACTGTAAGGCGCGAGACTGGAATAGGTGTACACCGCTGAATTTTGCCAAGGGCAGAATTCGCAACTTGAAAGTCCTGTTGGCCGAGACTGGCAGGTTTGACAACATCAATCGGAATAATGAGCCGGAAAATTTTCAACCCCAATCACTTCAGGTCTGCGCCCGGGCCTCTATCCGCTCGCGCCTGGTTGCGCACAGTAAAGAAACGGGACAACCGTTGTCAAAATCGGTGCCGATGCTGCCGCTGAAGCCGTTGCTGCCGCAGCTGCCGGTGGATAAGCAACAGCTCAAAGACTATGTGTATGCGCCTTTGATGGGAAACCTTATTTTTGATTAG
- a CDS encoding Rho termination factor N-terminal domain-containing protein has protein sequence MSETLDTPLQRKGVPAHPASDSLSTRTVEPEVTTNHLGSPGFSSVFFDARSQEYLLLVKAIRVLEKGPTFNDEKIGSVSRKKMTVSQLRQMKNDLKVENLFKLRQLELITNKIFSLKLDSKEEIRQQDIASLLEILSDFYSPDNFIQCMICIMQKVYGEHFKALNLYSATPITVALLNKAQSMKLPITVAAKHEIGEIVELIFRIVLSKDDMGQISSFPLWCKFWEGYFTINIICSCINADGSHYCAPYFSPELPVKVALKCFGRLPHLSEREKEFLQIKTYGGKLDVIKIQTLHFNLLIGKEVNTELVISYVKESCQIFQHKSVISVYDDLKRYGLLQLLHTATVCVLEKSEHDARRLIECYEYFSFLQPSAGVLKNYMQARCEEIYGSVDTASSIYQSLVSGENQVPVFEEWIRCLEKMGDNEAVYNACINAADYYRDKGIKWREEFYEHKAVATMMIMTGMDDLKNVDQSPGQDEVDVSVDIKPQAKVDRSKPQQGNRKNRLKRGAEARTTGSRRREKTESAQSCHPPCPAIKLKQDTAHAVHSRTVKTGSSEPASKNNERDYWRELNELFLDYYHVPHKYRDAVERLSLEACQFFPNDIWILHSAGWGFHLIGDEKKAAELLLKGLRQYLNRDYPEVKSFIPVDVYGSFEAALDKLKVHPDIMPGSSAGLNVAAYLSSLAYVYRNFDNHYDAQMRSLANWLNPAREARKKEKLQLAFTPKVNVITAEVGQIIRKSMVFDRV, from the coding sequence ATGTCTGAAACGCTTGACACTCCTTTGCAAAGAAAAGGAGTTCCAGCTCATCCTGCTTCTGATAGTCTTTCAACGCGTACTGTAGAGCCTGAAGTTACTACTAATCACCTTGGCTCTCCAGGCTTTAGCTCTGTTTTTTTTGATGCCAGATCTCAGGAATATCTCCTTCTTGTAAAAGCTATTCGTGTTTTGGAAAAAGGTCCGACGTTTAATGATGAAAAAATTGGTTCTGTTTCCAGAAAAAAAATGACCGTTTCTCAACTTAGGCAAATGAAGAATGACTTAAAAGTTGAAAATCTTTTTAAGTTAAGACAGCTGGAGCTTATTACAAACAAGATCTTTTCTCTTAAATTAGATTCTAAAGAAGAAATAAGACAACAAGACATTGCTAGTCTTCTTGAGATATTGTCTGATTTTTACAGCCCTGATAATTTTATACAATGCATGATATGTATTATGCAAAAAGTGTATGGAGAACATTTTAAAGCCTTGAACCTATACAGTGCTACGCCCATCACGGTTGCGCTACTCAACAAGGCTCAATCTATGAAATTACCAATAACTGTTGCCGCCAAACATGAGATTGGAGAAATTGTCGAGCTAATTTTCAGGATTGTACTTAGCAAGGACGATATGGGGCAGATATCATCTTTTCCACTATGGTGTAAATTTTGGGAAGGGTATTTTACGATAAATATTATCTGCAGCTGCATTAATGCTGATGGCAGTCATTATTGTGCACCTTACTTTAGTCCAGAGCTACCGGTAAAAGTAGCTTTGAAATGTTTTGGTCGATTGCCACACTTAAGTGAAAGGGAAAAAGAATTTCTGCAGATAAAAACCTATGGGGGTAAGCTTGATGTCATCAAGATTCAGACGTTACATTTCAATTTGCTGATCGGAAAAGAGGTTAACACGGAACTGGTGATTTCCTACGTAAAAGAGAGTTGTCAGATATTTCAACATAAGTCAGTCATTAGTGTTTATGATGATCTTAAGCGTTATGGGCTGTTGCAGTTGTTGCATACTGCAACAGTTTGTGTATTAGAAAAATCTGAGCACGATGCACGACGATTAATTGAATGTTACGAATACTTTTCCTTTCTGCAGCCTTCAGCAGGTGTATTGAAAAACTATATGCAGGCCAGGTGTGAAGAAATATACGGTTCCGTTGATACAGCCAGCTCTATTTATCAGTCCCTGGTCAGTGGAGAAAATCAAGTTCCGGTATTTGAAGAATGGATTCGTTGCCTGGAAAAAATGGGTGATAACGAGGCGGTATATAATGCCTGTATAAATGCAGCAGATTATTACAGAGATAAAGGTATCAAATGGAGAGAAGAGTTCTATGAGCACAAGGCTGTTGCTACGATGATGATCATGACCGGGATGGATGATCTGAAGAACGTTGATCAATCTCCAGGGCAAGATGAGGTAGATGTCAGCGTTGATATTAAACCACAAGCTAAAGTCGACCGCAGTAAACCGCAGCAAGGTAATAGAAAAAACAGACTTAAACGGGGAGCAGAAGCTCGTACAACGGGCTCTCGACGTAGAGAAAAAACAGAATCTGCTCAATCCTGCCATCCACCTTGTCCAGCAATAAAACTCAAACAAGACACTGCTCATGCTGTGCATTCACGGACAGTGAAAACCGGTTCTTCAGAGCCCGCAAGCAAAAACAATGAGCGGGATTACTGGAGAGAGTTGAATGAGCTATTTTTGGATTACTATCACGTTCCTCATAAATACCGGGATGCTGTCGAGCGTCTTTCCCTGGAAGCCTGTCAGTTTTTTCCAAATGATATATGGATTCTTCATTCTGCGGGTTGGGGCTTTCATCTTATTGGCGATGAAAAAAAAGCCGCTGAGCTGCTATTGAAAGGTCTGCGCCAGTATCTGAACCGTGATTACCCTGAGGTGAAAAGCTTTATACCTGTTGATGTCTATGGCAGCTTTGAAGCAGCCCTGGATAAACTCAAGGTTCACCCTGACATCATGCCTGGCTCATCCGCAGGCCTCAATGTGGCCGCTTATTTAAGCTCTCTGGCGTATGTTTATCGGAATTTTGATAATCATTATGATGCGCAGATGCGTTCTTTGGCTAATTGGTTGAACCCCGCCAGGGAGGCCCGTAAAAAAGAAAAACTGCAGCTAGCTTTTACGCCAAAGGTAAATGTAATTACTGCGGAAGTTGGCCAAATTATCAGAAAGAGTATGGTTTTTGACCGTGTCTAA
- a CDS encoding ankyrin repeat domain-containing protein has product MSGLRPGALGTGQIFIATRSGFGDIVKYLLVKGADVNAYSSGRTTPVVEAAAQGNLGLVKHLVHKSATIEADHSKLGVRSFFLKSWGS; this is encoded by the coding sequence GTGTCAGGCCTGCGGCCGGGGGCACTTGGAACTGGTCAAATCTTCATAGCAACGAGGAGTGGTTTCGGTGACATCGTGAAATACCTGCTGGTCAAAGGTGCAGATGTTAATGCCTACAGTAGTGGGCGCACTACGCCTGTCGTTGAGGCCGCAGCGCAAGGGAACCTTGGACTGGTCAAACATCTGGTACATAAATCCGCAACAATTGAAGCAGACCATTCAAAGCTGGGGGTCAGGTCTTTCTTCTTAAAAAGCTGGGGGTCATAA
- a CDS encoding ankyrin repeat domain-containing protein: protein MRKVNSPISSAARSGSIEAVEWLLDKGADIHAHCMGQETPLCQACGRGHLELVKSS, encoded by the coding sequence ATGAGGAAGGTTAATTCCCCGATCTCTTCTGCAGCACGCAGTGGCTCCATAGAAGCAGTAGAGTGGCTACTGGACAAGGGCGCAGACATTCACGCCCACTGCATGGGCCAGGAAACCCCATTGTGTCAGGCCTGCGGCCGGGGGCACTTGGAACTGGTCAAATCTTCATAG